One Candidatus Saccharibacteria bacterium DNA segment encodes these proteins:
- a CDS encoding nucleoside monophosphate kinase → MSNKHIIIFGPPGSGKDTQVGLLLEQYPELMELSTGKMLRALAKEDQRLAKLLSAGSLEHTSDQANLLVEEKLEVTDNKVILYNGYPRTIEQFEILINLLQKSDGVVEIALILLDVSDQEVIKRLTIQDRGRSDDRIEIIKYRLNLYQEYTQAVINRAQVDTNSDILSINGERPIEDINQDIVQYLVGQGYIHGA, encoded by the coding sequence ATGAGCAATAAACATATCATTATTTTTGGTCCACCAGGGTCAGGTAAGGATACTCAAGTTGGCTTACTACTTGAACAGTACCCAGAATTAATGGAGCTATCTACTGGTAAAATGTTGAGGGCTTTGGCCAAAGAAGATCAAAGACTTGCTAAATTACTCAGCGCTGGTAGCCTTGAGCATACTTCAGATCAAGCTAATTTGTTGGTAGAAGAAAAACTTGAGGTTACAGATAATAAGGTTATTTTGTATAACGGTTATCCAAGAACAATCGAACAATTTGAGATCCTGATCAATTTATTGCAAAAATCGGATGGTGTAGTCGAAATAGCATTGATACTCTTAGATGTTAGTGATCAAGAAGTAATTAAACGATTGACAATTCAGGATCGAGGAAGATCAGATGATCGAATTGAAATAATCAAATATAGATTGAATCTTTATCAAGAATACACGCAGGCAGTTATTAATAGGGCTCAAGTCGATACCAATTCAGATATACTAAGTATTAATGGCGAAAGACCCATCGAGGATATCAATCAAGATATTGTGCAGTATTTAGTCGGTCAAGGATATATTCATGGCGCGTAG
- the ybeY gene encoding rRNA maturation RNase YbeY, with amino-acid sequence MLVVDYQSDLNIQLDIAKLKKNLDTLKLNQLSRLETFSREDRDTRFQIGLRLVDLESSQGYNLQYSGNDYPTDVLSFAYQEEIGDITSTELTNSNIIYLGDIVVCGPILEYQAQEFGLGLEAELHLLMIHGILHLLGYDHQDSQSRDTMSNIQDQYMRLWGMDTRVFFNQQEEK; translated from the coding sequence GTGCTAGTTGTTGACTATCAATCAGATCTCAATATTCAGCTTGATATTGCTAAACTCAAGAAAAACTTAGATACCTTGAAGTTAAATCAATTATCAAGACTGGAGACATTTAGTCGAGAAGATAGAGATACAAGATTTCAGATAGGCCTAAGGCTAGTAGATCTTGAGTCTTCCCAAGGTTATAATTTACAGTATAGTGGTAACGATTATCCGACTGATGTTTTATCTTTTGCTTATCAAGAGGAAATAGGAGATATTACCTCAACAGAGTTAACTAACTCGAATATTATTTATTTGGGTGATATTGTAGTCTGTGGGCCAATCCTGGAGTATCAAGCTCAAGAATTTGGTCTTGGCCTGGAAGCCGAATTACATCTATTGATGATACATGGAATATTGCATCTTCTGGGGTATGATCATCAAGATAGTCAGTCAAGAGACACTATGAGTAATATTCAGGATCAGTATATGCGACTTTGGGGGATGGATACTAGGGTATTTTTTAATCAACAGGAGGAAAAATGA
- a CDS encoding GatB/YqeY domain-containing protein, whose product MSTSSIQSQNDDLVAKIKADLAEAMKARDQLKVSVLRMLNSAIKYYQIDAGDLSTQDLLKVLRKEAKKRQDAIELYLKADRLDQAGQEKEELKIIEAYLPNQFSQVELEALVDKVIADIGIFDQKQIGQVMAKVMAEVAGRANGAEVSALVRSRLS is encoded by the coding sequence ATGAGTACTAGTTCGATTCAGAGTCAGAATGATGATTTAGTGGCTAAGATTAAGGCTGATTTGGCAGAGGCCATGAAGGCTAGGGATCAGCTCAAGGTATCTGTTCTCAGAATGCTTAACTCAGCAATTAAATATTATCAGATTGATGCTGGTGATTTATCCACTCAAGACCTCTTGAAGGTATTGAGAAAAGAGGCCAAGAAGCGACAAGACGCGATTGAATTGTATCTCAAGGCTGATCGATTAGATCAGGCTGGTCAAGAAAAAGAAGAGCTTAAGATCATAGAAGCTTATTTGCCGAATCAGTTCAGTCAGGTTGAATTGGAAGCTTTGGTTGATAAGGTGATAGCTGATATTGGTATATTTGATCAAAAACAAATCGGTCAAGTAATGGCTAAGGTGATGGCGGAAGTTGCTGGCAGGGCAAACGGAGCTGAAGTTAGTGCCCTAGTACGATCCAGGCTTAGTTAG
- the rpsU gene encoding 30S ribosomal protein S21 encodes MIKVTRKNPKEPVEFILRRFNRRVLQSGLMANVKSRRFHEKQLSKTARRKAAVIREHGRRRKSESILGLNSRVPIK; translated from the coding sequence ATGATAAAAGTTACAAGAAAAAACCCCAAGGAACCGGTAGAGTTTATTCTTAGAAGGTTTAATCGTAGAGTATTGCAGTCTGGATTGATGGCTAATGTCAAATCTCGAAGATTTCATGAGAAGCAACTCTCTAAAACTGCTAGACGAAAAGCTGCCGTAATCAGAGAACATGGACGTAGGCGTAAGTCAGAGTCAATTCTCGGTTTAAATAGTAGAGTCCCAATTAAATAA
- a CDS encoding lytic transglycosylase domain-containing protein, translating to MLNIFISLAVLLSSVPINLKNETKNIDTNPVSSQYELKVNPESQDLDLILVQKNIDFYTQVIAPYKKKQALLEQQAKAKAEAEAKRAAEAAAQAEADRIASEQAAARIAAEQAAANRAAIIASQQAQPAGDAQTIAKQMSDAMFGEGHWFALQALVARESGWNQYATNPYSGACGLFQALPCSKMGGMELTNQLNWGLNYIASRYGNPSNALAFHNAYGWY from the coding sequence TTGCTAAATATCTTTATATCTTTAGCAGTATTGTTAAGTTCAGTACCCATAAACCTCAAAAACGAAACTAAAAATATCGATACCAATCCAGTATCAAGCCAATATGAATTAAAAGTAAATCCAGAAAGTCAAGATTTGGACTTAATTTTGGTTCAAAAAAATATTGACTTTTATACTCAGGTTATCGCCCCCTACAAGAAGAAGCAAGCTCTTCTTGAGCAACAAGCTAAGGCAAAAGCCGAGGCTGAAGCTAAAAGAGCAGCTGAAGCAGCCGCTCAGGCCGAGGCTGATAGGATTGCATCCGAGCAAGCAGCAGCTAGAATTGCAGCCGAGCAAGCAGCAGCTAATCGAGCCGCAATCATTGCCAGCCAACAAGCCCAACCTGCTGGTGATGCTCAAACGATAGCCAAACAAATGTCCGATGCAATGTTTGGTGAAGGTCACTGGTTTGCCTTGCAGGCTTTAGTTGCTCGCGAGAGTGGCTGGAACCAATATGCTACCAACCCTTATTCTGGTGCCTGTGGTTTATTCCAAGCTTTGCCCTGCTCCAAGATGGGAGGGATGGAGCTAACAAATCAACTCAATTGGGGGCTCAATTATATTGCTTCTCGCTACGGAAATCCTAGCAACGCTCTGGCCTTCCACAATGCCTATGGCTGGTATTAG
- the recJ gene encoding single-stranded-DNA-specific exonuclease RecJ, translated as MKSKWDITGQYLEGKSLYDQILLQRGYQASDLNPSYQDLINPNKLSGMSRAVGRIWQAIIQKQKIVIYGDYDVDGVTATAVLSGILRELGADVSSYIPDRHQEGYGLNAEAIERLIKLDNQLLITVDCGITAESEISQYANRIDFIVTDHHALPSKLPDKAIAVIDPLIPSEYQFAYLAGVGVAYLLGLALIYDQEWSLRKEAKQQSWKPGIERWYLDLVAIGTICDIVPLIDQNRILVQYGLKVLNKTRRLGLKALIAKASFGDQQELGRIDESMVGFGIGPRINAAGRLEHADLSLKLIQSANLDQAEQIATELNNLNYQRKGLCDRIFDQAITRALEYPNDSVIVIADPEWSKSVVGIVASRVSEELGKPSIILEQSGDLLVGSARSIGNFNIIEAIREVDIRLKQRGIDSLPRKGGHAFAAGLSLISKELDNFRQEINHYAQEYQNDLVSSLKIDLSIPSEQISLENYRSLRELAPFGAKNPEPVFVTRLRLAQQRLVGNNKQHSQTVWTDPVDKRVFKAIAFNDTQPSLNPLWDYWVVYQMQENRFNGRTTIDLRILDFNPWVESDGLS; from the coding sequence ATGAAGAGCAAATGGGATATCACAGGTCAATACCTGGAAGGTAAATCTTTATATGATCAAATACTTTTGCAGAGAGGCTATCAAGCATCTGATCTCAATCCTAGCTATCAAGATCTGATAAATCCGAATAAATTGTCAGGTATGTCGAGGGCTGTTGGGCGAATTTGGCAGGCGATTATTCAAAAACAAAAGATAGTGATTTACGGAGATTATGATGTAGATGGCGTGACTGCAACGGCTGTTTTGTCTGGTATCTTGAGAGAATTGGGGGCAGATGTTAGTAGTTATATCCCAGATAGGCATCAAGAAGGCTATGGCTTGAATGCTGAGGCAATAGAGAGATTGATCAAGCTTGATAATCAACTACTAATTACTGTAGATTGTGGGATCACAGCTGAGTCTGAAATTAGCCAATATGCTAATAGGATTGATTTTATTGTTACTGATCATCATGCATTACCAAGTAAGTTGCCAGATAAAGCTATTGCGGTGATTGATCCATTAATCCCAAGTGAATATCAGTTTGCATATTTGGCTGGAGTAGGGGTAGCTTACCTATTGGGTTTGGCTTTGATTTATGATCAGGAATGGAGCTTGAGAAAAGAGGCCAAGCAGCAGTCTTGGAAGCCAGGAATCGAAAGATGGTATTTGGATTTAGTGGCTATTGGGACAATCTGTGACATAGTGCCACTAATAGATCAAAATAGAATACTAGTCCAATATGGACTCAAGGTTCTTAATAAAACACGGAGATTGGGACTAAAGGCATTAATTGCTAAGGCAAGCTTTGGAGATCAGCAAGAATTGGGTAGGATTGATGAATCAATGGTGGGCTTTGGTATTGGCCCGAGGATCAATGCGGCTGGGCGTTTGGAGCATGCTGATCTTAGTCTTAAGTTGATTCAGTCAGCTAACCTTGATCAGGCAGAACAAATTGCTACTGAACTCAATAACTTAAATTACCAGCGTAAAGGACTATGTGATAGGATTTTTGATCAGGCAATAACTAGGGCATTGGAGTATCCAAATGATTCAGTAATAGTGATTGCCGACCCCGAGTGGTCGAAGTCGGTAGTTGGGATCGTGGCTAGTAGGGTCAGTGAAGAGTTGGGTAAGCCAAGTATTATTCTTGAGCAGTCCGGAGATCTTTTGGTGGGATCAGCTAGGAGTATTGGTAATTTTAATATTATTGAAGCTATCCGTGAGGTCGATATCAGGTTGAAGCAGAGAGGGATAGATAGTCTACCAAGAAAGGGGGGGCATGCTTTTGCTGCTGGACTTAGTTTGATCAGTAAGGAACTTGATAATTTTAGACAAGAGATCAACCACTATGCCCAAGAATATCAAAATGATCTGGTCTCTAGTCTCAAAATAGATCTATCAATACCTTCCGAACAGATCAGTTTAGAAAACTATCGGTCATTGAGAGAGTTAGCACCATTTGGTGCCAAAAATCCTGAACCAGTTTTTGTAACTCGATTGAGGTTGGCCCAACAACGATTAGTCGGTAACAATAAACAGCACTCCCAAACAGTCTGGACTGATCCAGTGGATAAGAGGGTCTTCAAGGCAATTGCTTTCAACGATACTCAGCCTAGCTTAAACCCTCTCTGGGACTATTGGGTGGTTTATCAAATGCAAGAAAACCGATTCAATGGTCGAACAACTATTGATTTAAGGATTTTGGATTTTAATCCGTGGGTCGAGTCTGATGGCTTGAGCTAA